Below is a window of bacterium DNA.
ATCCGGGCCGTGCGGAGGATTTTCAATGAAATCCGCTCCGACTTCGACGCCGGCGGCCAGGCTTACGACCGCAAGATTCCCATCGGGCTGTTGGTGGAGGTCCCCTCCGCCGTCTGGATGGCGCATCTCCTCATCCGAGACTGCGATTTCTTCAGCATCGGGACGAACGACCTGATCCAGTACACCCTCGCCGTCGACCGGAACAACGAGCAGGTCGCACAGTTCTTCGAGCCGCTTCACCCCGCGGTCTTGAACGCCATCGGCACGGTGGCCCGGGTGGGCCTCGCGGCGCAAAAGCGCGTCTCGGTCTGCGGCGAGATCGCGGGCGATCCGTTCATGACGCCGCTCCTGGTGGGGCTGGGGGTCTCCGGGCTCTCGATGATCCCGTCCTCCATCCCGGCCGTGAAGGCGGCGCTTCGCGTGACCGACTACCCCCGCGTCAAGACCTTGGCCGACCAATGCCTCCAGGCCGCCACGACCGAAGAGGTCAAGACCCTCCTGGAGCCTTTCCGCAAGGAAATCGAACAGGTATTATAGACTAGTCGATTGGGACGGAAGGGTCCGGATCGCGGACTCATCACCCCAGCCGGTGGCCGGGCGGCTTATTAACTACCTGATATTATTTAGGAAAATAAGGCCGCATTCGGCATGGAATGTGCATGACAGTCTGGGTGGAGGACTACGTGCCGTATGCCCGTTACGTTTAACAACCTCGCCGATCCCCAAGCGGCCCAGGCGCAGGAGCCCAAGGCAAATAAACCCTTGGACCCGGCGAAGGGGTCCAACTTCGCCAGCCTCATGCAGACCCTGGCCAAGGACAAGCAGGGCTCGGCCCAGGCGTCCTCCACGCCGCGGCCCGCCGCGGGTTCCACCGAGGAAAGGATCTACAACGCCGTCCACGCCGGCGCTGAGAAATACAACCTGCCGCCGGCTCTCATTTTGGGATTCATCAAGCAAGAGAGCGGATTCAAGCCGAACGCCAAGTCCTGGTGCGGGGCGATGGGGTGCATGCAGCTCATGCCCGGCACGGCGAAGCAATTGGGCGTGACCGATCCCTGGAACATCGAGCAGAACATCGACGGCGGCTGCAAGTACATCCGCCAGATGCTGGACACCTTCGGCGGCGACCTGAAAAAGGCGATCGCCGCCTACAACTCCGGGCCCGGCAACGTGAAAAAATACGGCGGCATCCCGCCGTTCGACGAGACCCAAAAATACGTCCCCGCGGTCCTCGCGCACGCGGAGAAATTCAACAACGGGGCGCCGATCACCGTGTCCGGCTCCCCGGCGGTGGCGTCCGTCCAGGCCCAACCACCGGTCCAGAAGATCGACTACAACCTCGTGATCGACGCCATCCACAGCGCGGACGTCATGACCCAGGCGGCGATGTCCTTGGCCATCACCTCGAACGTCCAGCCGATCAATATGCCAGAGCCCTCGAAGGGCTCCGACGACGCGCCTCCTCCGCCCCCCCCGCCGCGCGGGATGCGGGTTTAGCTCCTGAATTAATTCAGGGGCTTGCATTATTCCCTCAGCGTTGAATAATTGCCGGCATGCCGTCACGTGACGTCACGATCGCCGTCGTCCAAATGTCCTGCGCCGAGGAGCCGGCCGAGAACCTCGACAAGGCCGTCTCCAAGATCGCCGAGGCCGCGAAGGCCGGCGCGCAGATCGTCTGCCTGCAGGAGCTCTTCGGCTCGCGCTACTTCTGCCAGGTGAACGACAGGAAATTCTTCTCGCTGGCGGAGGCCGTGCCCGGTCCGTCGACCGAAATTCTCTCCAAGGCCGCCAAGGAGAACAAGGTCGTCGTCGTCGGCTCCCTCTTCGAAAAGGACGGCGCGAACTACTACAACACCGCCTGTGTCCTCGACGCCGACGGGCGTTACCTCGGCAAGTACCGCAAGGTCCACATCCCGGACGATCTCCCGAACCACTATTCCGAACTCTTCTACTTCAAACATGGGGACCTGGGGTATCCGGTCTTTCAAACCCAGTTCGCGAAGATCGGCGTCCAGGTCTGCTGGGACCAGTGGTTCCCGGAGGGGGCGCGCTCGCTCGCCCTCCAAGGCGCGGAGATCATCTTTTATCCCACCGCCATCGGCTGGCCCAACAAGCAGCGCGAGGAAGAGACCGGCCGGGCCGAGTTCGACGCCTGGGTGACCGTCCAGCGCGGGCACGCGATCGCCAACACGACGTTCGTCGCCGTGGCCAACCGCACGGGCCTTGAGGATCATCTCCAGTTCTGGGGCGGTTCGTTCATCGCCGACCCACTGGGACGCGTCCTGAAGAATGCCTCGCATGACCAGGAAGAGACAATGATCGCAACGTTGCCCCTCGGCCGGATCGACGAGGTCCGCAAGGATTGGCCGTTTTTGACGTGCCGGAGACCTGATGCGTATCGACTCCGCCGCGAGTGACGGCTTCGACCTGTTCCTCATCAGCGCCGTTATCCTTTTTCTCGAACTGGCCGCCATCCGCTGGTTTCCGGCCCATGTACTTTATCTCACCTTCTTCACCAACGTCGTGCTGCTGGCGTGTTTCCTGGGGATGTCGGTGGGATGCCTGGCCGCCAATCGTCGGCGGAACTATCTGGCATGGACGCCGTTCCTCCTCGTCGTTGCGTTGGCCGCGGCGCATTTCGTGGAAATCTCGAGCGGATCGTTGGCGAAATTCATCGATGTGGGCCAGCAGGCGTCGCCCCAACTGATTTTCTTCGGCACCGAATATCACACCCAAGACCTTTCCCGCTACGCAATCCCCATTGAGGTGTTGTGCGGCTTCTTTTTCCTGGCGATCGCCCTGGCGCTGATCGGTCCCGGCCAGGAGCTGGGGCGGGCGATGAGCCGGTTGCCCAACCGACTGCGGGCTTACACCCTCAACATCGCCGGCAGTCTCGTCGGCATCCTCCTGTTCGCCGCCTGTTCATGGCTTCGGCTATTGCCGCTCTGGTGGTTCTCGCTGGTTGCTCTCGGATTGGGCTACTTCTCTTTCATTTCGCCTCGATGTCGTTTCGGAGCGGTTTCCGGGCCGGGCGCGCTGACCGTCCTGCTGCTGGTGGCCACGGCTTGGTTGGCGGCTTATACGCCGGCCCATCGGGACCGGGAGGGCCGGCGGGAGACGCAGCAGTTGTGGTCGCCCTATTACAGGATCGACTTTCAACGTTCGGACCTGAATCTTTCGGTGAACCTGATTCAACACCAGCGAATGGTTTCCCGGGATGAGGTCTTCCCGGCCTACGCACTGCCGCATTTATTGAACCGGGATGCGGGAGGATCGGCCTTCAAGGATGTCCTGATCATCGGCGCCGGCACGGGAAACGATGTCAGCCGGGCCTTGCAATGGGGCGCCAGCCATGTGGATGCGGTCGAGATCGATCCCGTCATTTATGATCTCGGCCGCCGGTATCATCCCGACCGTCCTTATCAAGACGAGCGCGTCGACATTCACATCGATGACGGCCGAAACTTTCTGCGTTCCACCGGCCGTAAATACGATCTCGTGATTTACGCGCTGGTCGATTCGCTCGTGTTGCACAGCGGCTACAGCAATATCCGCCTGGAGAGCTATCTTTTCACGCGCCAAACGTTCGAAGACGTGCGGCGTCATCTCAAGCCCAACGGCGCGTTCGTCATCTATAATTATTTTCGCCAGGGATGGCTGGTCTCCCGCCTGCAAAAGGGCTTGGAGGAGGTTTTTGGCGCCGGCGATTCGCTCGTGCTGACCCTGCCTTACCGTAAAGTAATCGAGCCGGAAAGCGCGACGTTCGGCGACTTCACTTTATTTTTCGCGGGAAACACCGGCGCCCTCCGTCATGCCTTCGACCGGCAGCCCGACTATTGGGTGCGTGGCGATCAGGCCCCCGGCCCGGCCTCACCGAACGGATTTTTGGAGCGGGGGGCGGAGGACGCCGGCTGGCAACACTTCGGGTTGGCGAGCGTGGCGCCTGTTGAAGGGAGTCTTCGTACGGCGACCGACGACTGGCCGTTCTTCTATCTGCGCAAGCCGATGCTTCCCACACTGAGCCTGCGGGGGATGTTCATCATGGCCGGCCTCGCGCTGTTGCTCCTCTTCCTGTTTCTGCCGCGGCCGAAGCATGAGTTGAAGGGCCAGCGGCCGCTCTCAATTCAGATCTTTTTTCTGGGCGCCGGATTCATGCTCATCGAGACCAAGGCCGTTGTCTCCATGGCGCTGCTCTTCGGCAGCACGTGGGTCGTCAACTCGGTGGTGTTTTTCGCGATGCTCGTGATGATCTTGGCGGCCAATGGCTGGATCCTCAAGTTTGAGCCCAAGCGGCTATGGCCTTATTACGGGGGGTTGCTGACGGCGCTGGCGTTGAATGTATTGATCCCGCTCGACGTTTTTCTGGGCATAAGCCGAAGTCTGCAAGTGGTCGGCTCATGCGCCCTGGTGTTTTCACCGGTTCTTTTTGCCGCGGTCCTTTTTGCCGCAGCCTTCCGGCATACGGGGGCCCCGGACCGGGCCTTTGGTTTCAACATCGCCGGAGCAATGTTGGGCGGGCTGGCCGAGTACGGCTCCATGCTTTTGGGCTTTCGGCATATGCTCTGGGTGGCGATCCTCTTCTATGCGCTGTCGGCTCTGGGCGCGGTGCGATTCAGGCAAGTGACCGCGGCGGAAATCGCGCCGGGATTGCGCACAATGGGGGCGTCCTAGGACGCCGCCTCCCTTGCCCGAAGCCCAGGATCGGCCTATACTGGGTTTATCCCTCGAGAAATGAGCATGACCGGTGCGCCTGTCTGTCCTGGTGTCGGTCTTTCTGAGCCTTGTTCTTGAAGCGCAGGCAGGCCCTCCCGCCGTCCAGACCGGGGTCCCGGCCGCCGAAGGCCCGCAAGTCCTATTGCCGCCGGCCCCGCGCTGTTCGCTCGAAATGGCCTACAAAGGCCAAATGGTCTGCCGCTGGAACAACCTCGAGATCGAATCCGTGCAGAATCGCCTCCTTTTCAAATATCCGTACAAAGCTTACGACTACTCCCTCGCGATCAAGGCGAAGGATCGCGAACTGACATTGTATTATGGTTCCGTCAGTTATTCTGGCTCCTTAGATTGCGAGAAAGGGTGCTTGCAGCCGGTGACGACGATCTCTGACTGCGCCAATATGGCCGTCGCGGCCCAGCAGGGGAACATCTTTTTCTCGGTCTATGTGGTCTTTTACCAGCCGATCGATCTCAAGAATGGCAAGGCCCAGAATATGTTCGACCAGCTCATGAACAAGAATCAGGCCACCGTCTTTCTGGACAACATTGACGTCCACGAAGTGGGATGCCTCGTGAATCGATCCGCCCAAATACTTCCCGCCCCCCTCTATCAACCCCCTCAGAACGAGGTCGATTCGTTTCCACCCCCGCCTCTGGAGCCGACCGACGCGCCCAGCCGGTGGACTCCGGGGTGGTCCTCGGGCTATTCCCCATCGCCGGGCGTGACAAAGTATTGCCAGGGACTTAAACAGGGATGCCTGGCCAGCGCCGGTACAGAGAAAGAAATTCAGCAGGATTGCTATTCCGATTATCAGGCGTGTATCAGCGAGTCCAATTGTGACGTAAAACGCATCGTCTGCCTTGAAGACGGACAACTCACGGATGATACCTGCGA
It encodes the following:
- a CDS encoding lytic transglycosylase domain-containing protein, which produces MPVTFNNLADPQAAQAQEPKANKPLDPAKGSNFASLMQTLAKDKQGSAQASSTPRPAAGSTEERIYNAVHAGAEKYNLPPALILGFIKQESGFKPNAKSWCGAMGCMQLMPGTAKQLGVTDPWNIEQNIDGGCKYIRQMLDTFGGDLKKAIAAYNSGPGNVKKYGGIPPFDETQKYVPAVLAHAEKFNNGAPITVSGSPAVASVQAQPPVQKIDYNLVIDAIHSADVMTQAAMSLAITSNVQPINMPEPSKGSDDAPPPPPPPRGMRV
- a CDS encoding carbon-nitrogen hydrolase, which encodes MPSRDVTIAVVQMSCAEEPAENLDKAVSKIAEAAKAGAQIVCLQELFGSRYFCQVNDRKFFSLAEAVPGPSTEILSKAAKENKVVVVGSLFEKDGANYYNTACVLDADGRYLGKYRKVHIPDDLPNHYSELFYFKHGDLGYPVFQTQFAKIGVQVCWDQWFPEGARSLALQGAEIIFYPTAIGWPNKQREEETGRAEFDAWVTVQRGHAIANTTFVAVANRTGLEDHLQFWGGSFIADPLGRVLKNASHDQEETMIATLPLGRIDEVRKDWPFLTCRRPDAYRLRRE